The following proteins come from a genomic window of Lolium rigidum isolate FL_2022 chromosome 5, APGP_CSIRO_Lrig_0.1, whole genome shotgun sequence:
- the LOC124657073 gene encoding protein WHAT'S THIS FACTOR 1, chloroplastic-like — MARRLFSAGRALLPPVPAPTPAPVPASSSAVAAAAESLLPLLPCKRRKKLLKKLRSPRVAPIEPEPDRRVPALDAVLDRDAAFRFLSRARSFMASLPPPHRIPLAEAGKLHRELGFPRGRSVTRAAARHPLLFHRTTVGAVPHLALTPLMRALLEEERRVHEELLPSRILAVRKLLMLTAHRRVPLAKLHHCRAVLGLPDDFRDRVRDFPDDFRVAVDADGLHVLELARWDPALAVSALERDFVVDERRVRRTFRFSVPHRRSMPLDAEEAERLDAATTFPLVSPYTNGALLRPWTPEAEKYRVGAVHEFLSLTLEKRALIHHVFEFKEELGLTRHMYDSLRKQTRAFYLAGTEMNWAVFLREAYDDDGVLREKDPLVRFNEKLQGYACMTDMDPSQSIADR; from the coding sequence ATGGCGCGCCGCCTCTTCTCCGCCGGGAGAGCGCTCCTCCCACCCGTCCCAGCTCCTACGCCGGCTCCCGTGCCCGCGTCTTCTTCCgcggtggcggcagcggcggagtcGCTCCTGCCGCTGCTCCCGTGCAAGCGGCGCAAGAAGCTCCTGAAGAAGCTAAGGAGCCCGCGCGTGGCGCCCATCGAGCCGGAGCCCGACCGCCGCGTGCCGGCGCTGGACGCCGTGCTCGACCGCGACGCGGCCTTccgcttcctctcccgcgcgcgcTCCTTCATGgcgtccctcccgccgccgcaccGCATCCCGCTGGCCGAGGCCGGCAAGCTGCACCGCGAGCTGGGCTTCCCGCGCGGCCGCAGCgtgacgcgcgccgccgcccgccacccgCTGCTCTTCCACCGCACCACCGTGGGCGCCGTCCCGCACCTCGCGCTCACGCCGCTCATGCGCGCGCTCCTCGAGGAGGAGCGCCGCGTCCACGAGGAGCTCCTCCCCTCCCGCATCCTGGCCGTGCGGAAGCTGCTCATGCTCACCGCGCACCGCCGCGTGCCGCTCGCGAAGCTGCACCACTGCCGCGCCGTGCTCGGCCTGCCCGACGACTTCCGGGACCGCGTGCGCGACTTCCCCGACGACTTCCGCGTCGCCGTGGACGCCGACGGGCTGCACGTGCTTGAGCTGGCGCGCTGGGACCCGGCGCTCGCGGTGAGCGCCCTGGAGCGGGACTTCGTGGTGGACGAGCGGCGCGTCCGCCGCACGTTCCGCTTCTCCGTCCCGCACCGGCGGTCGATGCCGCTGGacgcggaggaggcggagcggctggaCGCGGCGACCACGTTCCCGCTGGTGTCGCCGTACACCAACGGCGCGCTGCTCCGGCCGTGGACGCCGGAGGCGGAGAAGTACCGCGTCGGGGCGGTGCACGAGTTCCTCAGCCTCACGCTGGAGAAGCGGGCGCTGATTCATCATGTGTTCGAGTTCAAGGAGGAGCTCGGGCTCACGAGGCACATGTACGACTCGCTGCGGAAGCAGACTCGCGCCTTCTACCTCGCCGGAACGGAGATGAACTGGGCCGTGTTCCTCCGGGAggcctacgacgacgacggcgtgctCAGGGAGAAAGACCCCCTCGTGCGATTCAACGAGAAGCTGCAGGGATACGCGTGCATGACCGACATGGATCCCAGCCAGAGCATTGCTGACAGGTGA
- the LOC124651834 gene encoding uncharacterized protein LOC124651834 isoform X2 — translation MGTEVAPMVDLGALSQSDLVALAAASPYAVDPRRGRRDADILPPPKIDRAVFNESAGSRKQTFSRHRVATNLSHNAAPSTSTAAPTDEDSENRLIVFHLQRLFARDDPSYPQPPPIQQTLTAPPLAVPATPVAALPIPSLPDPDRELMNPKGVAVDLARLAGLVDPYGEEMQKQTAGLVLESALLGFMNGLEGQWGSRRRRRKFVDAAMFADHLPRGWKLILGIKRKERVAWINCRRYVSPRGHQFATCKEVSSYLMSLVGYVEAKLTPVQSNNMGVCDFSAVNSLGLHQQADSTEDTQSAVPATSFALSIHSGDSQGQRQKPYKDEVPIQADTKECKKCKLTFQDQSAYVQHQLSFHQRKAKRRRVDKSVDLGVGKDEKLETRECQRTSEDKPGYFGHGVADVKNQDQTAAELFGGTSSGELGTQPSLAAVPCGSQEMTGLPEQNEKPSSGEPVSGHQKDPVWEINGLPQQEKESSASEPCTEHQKELFNNSGDHGIRDGACHIAEESLTSYVASDLRTCMSPEVHKHDSSKAVEFPSADCSRSFNRSDDFCSITEEVAPNIDAPAESKCTDHQMDFTDITLSERASEHCDLLDPKFSSFAGETEFNDQVKNSPLSANLDEPDLSSIGMEVDESKFRGVVNPTSSEYHKTVEDQIDQGVAASRNDEINIDVRIRDVNLNSCLDTVSSPVSGTNCETSNALHDRNRSSIIAQCFGASPNDDNVCQDEGFVNQNNVPKAENFVNHNNVPKAEIFVNHNNDMMYQSNLTMNPISPAQISVDYFNASCSVTPEIKNDASRRDNAKEQFVNSGNISSNEAGYDAEAYNNDIFTGAIGETSFAQLTNAMNMKADFSSCYSLSDLNTLTGGTPTDVIDFNGMRSSFASGSTRRSEPNELDFDIKGSMLEALERSDSDLENQYNGGDPACDSLPAAGTSGSMDDFMSMHANFGSLTSLVRSVEGGPMSRLIQDQVSLQDTFTYWSCTSTV, via the exons atggGGACGGAGGTGGCTCCCATGGTGGACCTGGGGGCGCTGTCCCAGTCGGATCTCGTGGCGCTCGCGGCCGCGTCGCCCTACGCCGTCGACCCGCGCCGCGGGCGCCGCGACGCCGACATCCTCCCGCCCCCCAAGATCGATCGCGCCGTCTTCAACGAGAGCGCCGGCTCCCGCAAGCAGACCTTCTCCCGCCACCGCGTCGCCACCAATCTCTCCCACAACGCTGCCCCCagcacctccaccgccgcccccACCGACGAGGACTCCGAGAACCGCCTCATCGTGTTCCACCTCCAGCGCCTCTTCGCGCGCGAcgacccctcctacccgcaaccgcCCCCGATTCAACAAACCCTAACCGCACCACCGCTAGCCGTACCCGCAACCCCCGTGGCCGCCCTGCCGATCCCGTCACTCCCGGACCCCGACCGGGAGCTGATGAACCCCAAGGGGGTGGCGGTTGATTTGGCGAGGCTCGCGGGGTTGGTGGATCCGTACGGGGAGGAGATGCAGAAGCAGACTGCGGGGTTGGTTCTCGAGTCTGCGCTGCTGGGGTTCATGAATGGGCTGGAGGGGCAGTGGGGGAGCCGCAGGCGGCGCAGGAAGTTTGTTGATGCCGCCATGTTTGCTGACCACCTGCCCCGTGGGTGGAAGCTAATCCTCGGGATCAAGCGCAAGGAGCGTGTTGCCTGGATCAATTGCCGCCGTTATGTTAG CCCCAGAGGACATCAGTTTGCTACTTGCAAAGAAGTTTCTTCTTATTTGATGTCACTTGTTGGATATGTTGAGGCAAAGCTAACTCCTGTTCAGAGCAACAACATGGGAGTGTGTGACTTTAGTGCTGTTAAT TCTCTAGGTCTTCACCAGCAAGCCGATTCAACTGAGGATACACAAAGTGCAGTGCCAGCCACTTCTTTTGCATTATCCATTCACAGTGGTGATTCACAGGGACAGAGACAAAAACCTTATAAAGATGAAGTTCCAATACAAGCAGACACGAAAGAGTGCAAAAAATGCAAATTGACTTTTCAGGACCAGAGTGCCTATGTGCAGCATCAGCTTTCCTTTCACCAAAGGAAAGCTAAAAGGCGCAGGGTTGATAAATCTGTTGATTTGGGAGTTGGTAAAGATGAAAAGCTTGAGACTCGGGAATGTCAGAGGACCTCTGAAGATAAACCTGGCTATTTTGGCCATGGTGTTGCTGATGTTAAAAATCAAGATCAGACTGCAGCAGAACTGTTTGGCGGAACTTCTTCAGGAGAACTGGGTACCCAACCATCCTTGGCTGCAGTGCCATGTGGGTCGCAAGAGATGACTGGCTTACCTGAACAGAACGAAAAACCTTCTTCCGGAGAGCCTGTCTCTGGGCATCAGAAGGATCCTGTCTGGGAGATAAATGGCTTACCTCAACAGGAAAAAGAATCTTCTGCTAGTGAGCCTTGCACTGAACATCAAAAGGAACTTTTTAACAATTCTGGTGACCATGGAATCCGTGATGGAGCATGTCATATAGCTGAAGAGTCTCTTACTTCTTATGTTGCAAGCGACCTTAGAACTTGCATGTCTCCAGAAGTTCATAAGCATGACAGCTCAAAAGCAGTGGAATTTCCAAGCGCAGATTGCTCCAGAAGTTTCAACAGGTCTGATGATTTCTGTAGCATAACTGAAGAGGTTGCACCTAATATAGATGCTCCAGCTGAAAGCAAATGCACAGATCATCAAATGGATTTTACTGATATTACATTATCAGAACGAGCTTCTGAGCATTGTGATTTGCTGGATCCGAAATTCAGTAGTTTTGCTGGTGAAACTGAATTTAATGACCAGGTGAAAAATAGCCCATTGTCTGCCAACTTGGATGAGCCTGATCTTAGTTCCATCGGCATGGAGGTAGATGAGAGTAAGTTTCGGGGTGTTGTCAATCCTACTAGCTCTGAATACCATAAAACTGTTGAGGACCAAATAGATCAGGGAGTTGCTGCCTCGAGAAACGATGAGATCAACATTGATGTCAGAATAAGGGATGTCAACCTCAATTCATGTTTAGATACGGTATCTTCTCCTGTTTCTGGTACAAACTGTGAAACATCTAATGCCCTTCATGACCGCAATCGATCATCCATTATCGCTCAATGCTTTGGTGCTAGCCCTAATGATGACAATGTTTGTCAGGATGAAGGTTTTGTGAACCAGAACAATGTTCCTAAAGCTGAAAATTTTGTCAACCATAACAATGTTCCTAAAGCTGAAATTTTTGTCAACCATAACAATGAcatgatgtatcaatctaatctaaCCATGAACCCTATCTCTCCTGCTCAAATTAGTGTGGATTATTTCAATGCTTCCTGTTCAGTGACTCCTGAAATCAAGAATGATGCCAGCAGACGTGATAACGCAAAGGAACAATTTGTGAACTCGGGGAACATATCAAGTAATGAAGCAGGATATGATGCTGAAGCTTACAACAATGACATCTTCACTGGTGCTATTGGAGAAACTAGCTTTGCTCAGCTGACTAATGCCATGAATATGAAAGCTGATTTCTCAAGCTGCTACTCACTATCCGATCTAAACACACTGACTGGTGGTACTCCAACTGATGTAATTGATTTCAACGGTATGAGGAGTTCTTTTGCAAGTGGCTCCACCCGTCGCAGTGAACCAAATGAACTTGATTTTGATATCAAGGGTTCCATGCTTGAGGCTCTGGAAAGATCTGACAGCGACCTGGAAAATCAGTACAATGGCGGTGATCCTGCTTGTGACTCACTCCCTGCAGCAGGCACAAGTGGAAGTATGGATGATTTTATGTCCATGCATGCCAATTTTGGAAGCCTGACCTCTTTGGTTCGTTCTGTCGAAGGTGGTCCAATGAGCAGACTTATTCAAGATCAGGTAAGTTTACAGGATACCTTCACATACTGGTCCTGCACATCGACTGTTTGA
- the LOC124651834 gene encoding uncharacterized protein LOC124651834 isoform X1, which produces MGTEVAPMVDLGALSQSDLVALAAASPYAVDPRRGRRDADILPPPKIDRAVFNESAGSRKQTFSRHRVATNLSHNAAPSTSTAAPTDEDSENRLIVFHLQRLFARDDPSYPQPPPIQQTLTAPPLAVPATPVAALPIPSLPDPDRELMNPKGVAVDLARLAGLVDPYGEEMQKQTAGLVLESALLGFMNGLEGQWGSRRRRRKFVDAAMFADHLPRGWKLILGIKRKERVAWINCRRYVSPRGHQFATCKEVSSYLMSLVGYVEAKLTPVQSNNMGVCDFSAVNSLGLHQQADSTEDTQSAVPATSFALSIHSGDSQGQRQKPYKDEVPIQADTKECKKCKLTFQDQSAYVQHQLSFHQRKAKRRRVDKSVDLGVGKDEKLETRECQRTSEDKPGYFGHGVADVKNQDQTAAELFGGTSSGELGTQPSLAAVPCGSQEMTGLPEQNEKPSSGEPVSGHQKDPVWEINGLPQQEKESSASEPCTEHQKELFNNSGDHGIRDGACHIAEESLTSYVASDLRTCMSPEVHKHDSSKAVEFPSADCSRSFNRSDDFCSITEEVAPNIDAPAESKCTDHQMDFTDITLSERASEHCDLLDPKFSSFAGETEFNDQVKNSPLSANLDEPDLSSIGMEVDESKFRGVVNPTSSEYHKTVEDQIDQGVAASRNDEINIDVRIRDVNLNSCLDTVSSPVSGTNCETSNALHDRNRSSIIAQCFGASPNDDNVCQDEGFVNQNNVPKAENFVNHNNVPKAEIFVNHNNDMMYQSNLTMNPISPAQISVDYFNASCSVTPEIKNDASRRDNAKEQFVNSGNISSNEAGYDAEAYNNDIFTGAIGETSFAQLTNAMNMKADFSSCYSLSDLNTLTGGTPTDVIDFNGMRSSFASGSTRRSEPNELDFDIKGSMLEALERSDSDLENQYNGGDPACDSLPAAGTSGSMDDFMSMHANFGSLTSLVRSVEGGPMSRLIQDQCDLQLGFGAQKQQMYPTFEEHLRMASAGAPQFGNLGRHNPVPVPEPTLMLGYEPTLMLGYGPPFGNCPPVQLGWDMSKMVGMLQSVCVWCNTRFQHFGTAEQQADSVGFICPSCKDKTSGHLSILNNGSSL; this is translated from the exons atggGGACGGAGGTGGCTCCCATGGTGGACCTGGGGGCGCTGTCCCAGTCGGATCTCGTGGCGCTCGCGGCCGCGTCGCCCTACGCCGTCGACCCGCGCCGCGGGCGCCGCGACGCCGACATCCTCCCGCCCCCCAAGATCGATCGCGCCGTCTTCAACGAGAGCGCCGGCTCCCGCAAGCAGACCTTCTCCCGCCACCGCGTCGCCACCAATCTCTCCCACAACGCTGCCCCCagcacctccaccgccgcccccACCGACGAGGACTCCGAGAACCGCCTCATCGTGTTCCACCTCCAGCGCCTCTTCGCGCGCGAcgacccctcctacccgcaaccgcCCCCGATTCAACAAACCCTAACCGCACCACCGCTAGCCGTACCCGCAACCCCCGTGGCCGCCCTGCCGATCCCGTCACTCCCGGACCCCGACCGGGAGCTGATGAACCCCAAGGGGGTGGCGGTTGATTTGGCGAGGCTCGCGGGGTTGGTGGATCCGTACGGGGAGGAGATGCAGAAGCAGACTGCGGGGTTGGTTCTCGAGTCTGCGCTGCTGGGGTTCATGAATGGGCTGGAGGGGCAGTGGGGGAGCCGCAGGCGGCGCAGGAAGTTTGTTGATGCCGCCATGTTTGCTGACCACCTGCCCCGTGGGTGGAAGCTAATCCTCGGGATCAAGCGCAAGGAGCGTGTTGCCTGGATCAATTGCCGCCGTTATGTTAG CCCCAGAGGACATCAGTTTGCTACTTGCAAAGAAGTTTCTTCTTATTTGATGTCACTTGTTGGATATGTTGAGGCAAAGCTAACTCCTGTTCAGAGCAACAACATGGGAGTGTGTGACTTTAGTGCTGTTAAT TCTCTAGGTCTTCACCAGCAAGCCGATTCAACTGAGGATACACAAAGTGCAGTGCCAGCCACTTCTTTTGCATTATCCATTCACAGTGGTGATTCACAGGGACAGAGACAAAAACCTTATAAAGATGAAGTTCCAATACAAGCAGACACGAAAGAGTGCAAAAAATGCAAATTGACTTTTCAGGACCAGAGTGCCTATGTGCAGCATCAGCTTTCCTTTCACCAAAGGAAAGCTAAAAGGCGCAGGGTTGATAAATCTGTTGATTTGGGAGTTGGTAAAGATGAAAAGCTTGAGACTCGGGAATGTCAGAGGACCTCTGAAGATAAACCTGGCTATTTTGGCCATGGTGTTGCTGATGTTAAAAATCAAGATCAGACTGCAGCAGAACTGTTTGGCGGAACTTCTTCAGGAGAACTGGGTACCCAACCATCCTTGGCTGCAGTGCCATGTGGGTCGCAAGAGATGACTGGCTTACCTGAACAGAACGAAAAACCTTCTTCCGGAGAGCCTGTCTCTGGGCATCAGAAGGATCCTGTCTGGGAGATAAATGGCTTACCTCAACAGGAAAAAGAATCTTCTGCTAGTGAGCCTTGCACTGAACATCAAAAGGAACTTTTTAACAATTCTGGTGACCATGGAATCCGTGATGGAGCATGTCATATAGCTGAAGAGTCTCTTACTTCTTATGTTGCAAGCGACCTTAGAACTTGCATGTCTCCAGAAGTTCATAAGCATGACAGCTCAAAAGCAGTGGAATTTCCAAGCGCAGATTGCTCCAGAAGTTTCAACAGGTCTGATGATTTCTGTAGCATAACTGAAGAGGTTGCACCTAATATAGATGCTCCAGCTGAAAGCAAATGCACAGATCATCAAATGGATTTTACTGATATTACATTATCAGAACGAGCTTCTGAGCATTGTGATTTGCTGGATCCGAAATTCAGTAGTTTTGCTGGTGAAACTGAATTTAATGACCAGGTGAAAAATAGCCCATTGTCTGCCAACTTGGATGAGCCTGATCTTAGTTCCATCGGCATGGAGGTAGATGAGAGTAAGTTTCGGGGTGTTGTCAATCCTACTAGCTCTGAATACCATAAAACTGTTGAGGACCAAATAGATCAGGGAGTTGCTGCCTCGAGAAACGATGAGATCAACATTGATGTCAGAATAAGGGATGTCAACCTCAATTCATGTTTAGATACGGTATCTTCTCCTGTTTCTGGTACAAACTGTGAAACATCTAATGCCCTTCATGACCGCAATCGATCATCCATTATCGCTCAATGCTTTGGTGCTAGCCCTAATGATGACAATGTTTGTCAGGATGAAGGTTTTGTGAACCAGAACAATGTTCCTAAAGCTGAAAATTTTGTCAACCATAACAATGTTCCTAAAGCTGAAATTTTTGTCAACCATAACAATGAcatgatgtatcaatctaatctaaCCATGAACCCTATCTCTCCTGCTCAAATTAGTGTGGATTATTTCAATGCTTCCTGTTCAGTGACTCCTGAAATCAAGAATGATGCCAGCAGACGTGATAACGCAAAGGAACAATTTGTGAACTCGGGGAACATATCAAGTAATGAAGCAGGATATGATGCTGAAGCTTACAACAATGACATCTTCACTGGTGCTATTGGAGAAACTAGCTTTGCTCAGCTGACTAATGCCATGAATATGAAAGCTGATTTCTCAAGCTGCTACTCACTATCCGATCTAAACACACTGACTGGTGGTACTCCAACTGATGTAATTGATTTCAACGGTATGAGGAGTTCTTTTGCAAGTGGCTCCACCCGTCGCAGTGAACCAAATGAACTTGATTTTGATATCAAGGGTTCCATGCTTGAGGCTCTGGAAAGATCTGACAGCGACCTGGAAAATCAGTACAATGGCGGTGATCCTGCTTGTGACTCACTCCCTGCAGCAGGCACAAGTGGAAGTATGGATGATTTTATGTCCATGCATGCCAATTTTGGAAGCCTGACCTCTTTGGTTCGTTCTGTCGAAGGTGGTCCAATGAGCAGACTTATTCAAGATCAG TGCGATTTGCAACTTGGATTTGGTGCCCAGAAGCAGCAAATGTATCCTACTTTTGAGGAGCATCTTCGGATGGCCTCAGCTGGAGCGCCGCAGTTTGGGAACCTGGGAAGACATAATCCTGTACCTGTGCCCGAGCCAACACTGATGCTAGGCTATGAGCCAACATTGATGCTAGGTTATGGACCACCGTTTGGGAACTGCCCTCCGGTCCAGTTAGGTTGGGACATGTCAAAGATGGTCGGCATGCTCCAGTCCGTGTGTGTATGGTGCAACACAAGGTTCCAGCATTTTGGCACTGCTGAGCAGCAGGCTGATTCTGTTGGCTTCATTTGTCCCTCGTGCAAGGACAAGACATCTGGTCATCTTAGCATACTCAACAATGGTTCATCACTTTAA